Proteins from one Podospora pseudoanserina strain CBS 124.78 chromosome 1, whole genome shotgun sequence genomic window:
- a CDS encoding hypothetical protein (EggNog:ENOG503NXMQ; COG:J): MNNTEIQSNADMGGQSEAVEPLLGTPGGKQRQQQEKIHQASTLLPFKARLFLLLVSLVCIFTLQNAIHDLEALGKISNMLASVDELLALVLTLLWVQQSCATPSCSNGGGKKFPSLLNAEIPDLIKGLDSGLFTTVDLVNAYIARINEVNSTLKAVTQINPDALSIAADLDAARAAGDKKGPLHGIPILLKDSIGTFDKMENTAGSYALVGAKVPEDSTVVAKLRKAGAVILGKANMSQWANFRSFNSSNGWSSTGGQTEGAYFPKQDPVGSSSGSGVAISIGLAAASLGTETHGSIIAPAQMNNLVGIKPTVGLTSRHLVVPISERQDTIGPMARTVKDAAYLLAAIAGKDSKDNYTSSIPFETLPDYVSACQLGSLSGKRIGIPRNLIPSPLPQSFQYIVSSFNTALGVLREANATIIDDLYLPGQVLMNLGPYQMHVVNAEFISALPRYFASLTSNPANLTDLQSLIDWTKAHGHLEHYPDRDVARWEGVLTNTGHGNDSPYFWGNYSAQIYAAGPQGILGALKNHSLDALVIPTWWSATMPAMLGTPVVTVPMGKLPNDGSVVEEKDQRGDLVRWAGNLPFGISFVGEGFSEEKLIGLAYDFEQKTKVRETVKPYVKPKTELRDVVAKRVQKQIAKIAGKWSKDAADGVF, translated from the coding sequence ATGAATAACACCGAGATCCAATCCAACGCCGACATGGGTGGTCAATCCGAAGCGGTCGAACCGCTCCTGGGTACCCCGGGGGGTAaacaacgacagcagcaagaaaagaTACATCAGGCCTCCACGCTCCTCCCTTTCAAGGCccgtctcttcctccttctcgttTCTCTCGTTTGCATTTTCACCTTGCAAAACGCAATACACGACCTCGAAGCTCTCGGGAAGATCAGCAACATGCTTGCGTCCGTTGACGAGCTGCTCGCTCTTGTTTTGACACTTCTCTGGGTTCAGCAGAGTTGTGCTACGCCTTCTTGTTCAAACGGAGGAGGCAAAAAATTCCCTTCACTTCTCAACGCGGAGATTCCGGATTTGATCAAGGGGTTGGATTCGGGTCTATTTACTACGGTTGACTTGGTGAACGCCTACATCGCACGGATCAACGAGGTTAATTCGACACTCAAGGCGGTCACACAGATTAATCCCGATGCCTTGTCCATTGCGGCAGACCTGGACGCTGCTCGGGCGGCGGGCGACAAAAAGGGACCTCTTCACGGTATCCCGATTCTATTGAAGGATAGTATTGGGACTTTTGACAAGATGGAAAATACCGCCGGGTCATACGCCCTTGTTGGAGCAAAAGTGCCAGAGGACAGCACCGTGGTGGCCAAACTCCGGAAAGCAGGTGCGGTGATACTGGGGAAAGCCAACATGTCCCAATGGGCCAACTTTAGAAGTTTCAACTCGAGCAATGGGTGGTCTTCGACCGGTGGGCAAACAGAAGGGGCTTATTTCCCAAAACAAGATCCCGTTggttcctcctccggcagcgGTGTGGCCATTTCCATTGGTTTGGCAGCTGCCTCCCTGGGGACTGAAACCCATGGTTCAATCATCGCCCCGGCTCAGATGAACAACCTTGTTGGCATCAAGCCGACTGTAGGCCTGACCTCCCGCCACCTTGTCGTGCCTATCAGTGAACGCCAGGACACCATAGGGCCCATGGCCAGGACGGTCAAGGACGCCGCATACCTCCTCGCTGCCATAGCCGGAAAAGACTCAAAAGACAATTACACGAGTTCTATTCCCTTCGAAACGCTCCCTGATTACGTCTCCGCCTGCCAACTCGGCTCCTTGTCAGGTAAACGAATCGGCATCCCAAGAAATCTGATCCCAAGCCCTCTGCCGCAATCATTCCAATACATTGTCTCGAGTTTCAACACCGCCCTTGGCGTCCTGCGAGAAGCCAACGCAACGATAATCGACGACCTGTACTTGCCCGGTCAGGTCCTGATGAACCTTGGCCCATATCAAATGCACGTCGTAAACGCCGAATTCATCTCCGCACTCCCAAGATACTTTGCCTCGTTGACCAGCAATCCAGCCAATCTCACCGACCTTCAATCTCTGATAGACTGGACAAAAGCTCACGGACACCTGGAGCACTATCCCGACCGAGATGTCGCTCGCTGGGAGGGTGTTTTGACCAATACCGGCCACGGAAACGACTCGCCTTACTTCTGGGGTAATTACTCTGCCCAGATCTATGCCGCTGGCCCGCAGGGAATTTTGGGAGCGCTCAAAAACCATTCGCTGGACGCCTTGGTTATCCCGACCTGGTGGTCCGCTACCATGCCGGCGATGCTGGGAACGCCAGTTGTGACGGTGCCGATGGGGAAACTGCCGAATGATGGAAGTGTGGTTGAGGAAAAGGACCAACGTGGAGATTTGGTGCGTTGGGCAGGGAATTTGCCCTTTGGTATCAgttttgttggtgagggtttcAGCGAGGAGAAACTGATTGGGCTGGCGTATGATTTTGAGCAAAAGacgaaggtgagggagacggtGAAGCCGTATGTCAAGCCCAAGACGGAGTTGAGAGATGTGGTTGCGAAAAGGGTGCAAAAACAAATTGCCAAAATCGCTGGGAAGTGGAGTAAAGATGCTGCCGATGGGGTGTTTTGA
- a CDS encoding hypothetical protein (EggNog:ENOG503P9BW), which translates to MLAWRHVHQAQSHYITTTDGTTLTTKPNPTTQSRKMKLSTILAVTLAVVAPAAVDAANCKTGLHYCGYVLLRRGNYYNQIIEALKKADKSTSSAYVNHSLFYCTGGSNGNIKYQAKCSSCVDGGDGKSDHC; encoded by the exons ATGTTGGCTTGGAGACACGTCCATCAAGCTCAGTCGCATTACATCACAACCACTGACGGCACAACTCTcacaaccaaaccaaacccaacTACTCAATCACGCAAAATGAAGCTCTCTaccatcctcgccgtcaCCCTCGCAGTCGTCGCACCGGCTGCAGTGGATGCCGCCAATTGCAAGACCGGCTTGCACTATTGCGGATACGTCCTTCTTCGCAGAG GCAACTACTACAACCAAATTATCGAAGCCCTCAAAAAGGCAGACAAGTCCACTTCCTCGGCCTATGTGAATCATTCTCTCTTTTATTGCACGGGTGGGAGCAATGGCAACATCAAATACCAGGCCAAGTGCAGCAGCTGTGTtgacggtggagatgggAAGAGTGATCACTGCTGA
- a CDS encoding hypothetical protein (EggNog:ENOG503P4NS; COG:S) has product MAATTEKSARSRRNTENDIPDYKPLPLRFSFLATVVLVLCGLIIALERLLHSLPHEGSRTEIPQEFGFIPDPRNPKPAFDVLNALSPEARQKFYGLPVETSLQDDPPSSTRMPDATTTSFPAEFNKRMAPDPRPHTSYYVNTNVITTYVTWANSWYGHPDNVMARTAVFPDEEKPNECMYNYQGVIITTNSSACQVIIAPDPLTTPPPGWKSPRQGIPGLWFSDECVKSYDDWYKSQLATIPAPPPGPAIPYPNAFMKRFLRCSWHGEPREETTSIRYDVEEPLPETFLNYYVEWDVQRQMERLIVKLRFPGRLYPGAGLYLWGEHNIGEPSTTSSVTLLPSPTSTKQSTFESVDTSTLQSEPSMSQSSSTSETTATETVTSSNIAVLPVTTSDSESKTDGMPASVTSPIFIHSSKQTSQSEPASIVETKMGIIRDSSTLLSSSWSSLKPTQLQSASTEHLENPSKSTASISTSTSYPTTPFDLRLTTSVPSPVPHQLEPSVKYVLVPVNVYVESTTQFTMSGQMWIKSIVHTSTSSILIGVPAVMVIPAVTTLTNSNGVPTSTQTDFHGDLYLINTLTTLTNARGSPTLTAITQVPATSVITTLTDTNGIPTATATSFPVWPNLPNSTAANLMLPNRASYFTIYFLPILLTIFLLIPAQAIDAEIKQLLPFRLLTKHNPPAGAGVDALVMQPGRISGWRLLWRYGDPISLISDLVVLCVAGLISVSGETVGLKLRGSCLSVNLSTCFLTVAVFPVPARVAEGLLGGLIVLVMVLGFMLVRWRTGTAADPSSVAGVCALLQVDRTREVLMRGMERRAEDGLDDSAKADQLLRRNCEGLSFRLGKLGSWTGKRADDYGIVVSSVSVGGHKNGKTKMRSNCGIDGSDMILPVERAGLRQMRRARSGLPVRRMTFHVPGRERTFQGVLLAFFCGLLILILYYELTEYEDLQESAFEWFMDSQGFGVRMLFTGLGVVLSFMWDHLFTTFSKRRIYQRMAQKQQPAALSVLEPCPKTVFTGLWRAVRQKDLMAGAVAFAGILSKFVPALLSSIPFSSAQTWQTHEICTWTTVALLIVLILTLISYMWLVKWPHMPAAPDSLACQIYYVCDSAMLRDFERLSMLGRRERDRRVERMGRMYRFGWMTGVSGERRVGVDYPEGEQGYRMHGLGGCGFGTTGGK; this is encoded by the exons ATGGCCGCCACCACAGAGAAATCAGCTCGAAGTCGGCGAAATACAGAAAATGATATCCCGGATTACAAACCCCTGCCGCTccgattttcttttctggcTACAGTCGTTCTTGTCCTCTGTGGCCTCATCATTGCCTTGGAGAGGCTGCTTCACTCGCTCCCACACGAAGGCAGCCGAACGGAGATACCCCAAGAATTTGGCTTCATACCTGATCCGAGAAATCCAAAGCCGGCATTTGATGTCCTGAATGCATTGTCACCCGAGGCTCGACAGAAGTTCTATGGGCTGCCGGTGGAAACCTCCCTTCAAGATGACCCTCCAAGCAGTACAAGAATGCCGGATGCGACAACGACGTCTTTTCCAGCTGAGTTCAACAAGAGAATGGCCCCAGATCCCCGCCCACATACCAGCTACTATGTGAACACCAACGTGATCACCACCTACGTTACTTGGGCTAATAGCTGGTACGGCCATCCAGATAACGTAATGGCCAGGACGGCGGTATTCCCAGATGAAGAGAAGCCAAACGAATGCATGTATAACTACCAGGGCGTTATCATAACAACAAATAGCTCAGCGTGCCAGGTCATCATTGCACCTGATCCTTTGACCACTCCGCCACCGGGCTGGAAATCACCTCGTCAAGGTATTCCTGGTCTCTGGTTTTCCGATGAATGTGTCAAGAGCTACGACGATTGGTACAAGTCTCAGTTAGCCACGATCCCTGCTCCTCCGCCAGGTCCAGCGATACCGTACCCAAATGCTTTCATGAAGCGATTCTTACGGTGCTCGTGGCATGGCGAGCCGCGTGAAGAGACAACCAGTATCCGGTACGATGTTGAAGAGCCATTACCAGAGACCTTTCTCAATTACTACGTTGAATGGGACGTTCAGAGGCAGATGGAACGCCTTATTGTCAAGCTTCGCTTCCCGGGACGGCTTTATCCTGGCGCGGGCCTGTACCTTTGGGGCGAACACAATATTGGCGAGCCATCAACAACTTCGAGTGTGACGCTATTGCCATCGCCTACTAGTACAAAGCAATCGACTTTTGAGTCTGTTGATACATCGACTTTACAGTCCGAACCATCCATGTCTCAGTCGAGTTCAACTTCGGAAACAACTGCCACAGAAACAGTCACGAGTTCAAACATAGCAGTGCTCCCAGTAACAACCTCGGATTCAGAGTCGAAGACAGATGGCATGCCAGCTTCGGTCACTTCACCCATCTTTATTCATAGCTCAAAACAAACCTCACAGTCAGAACCAGCTTCGATTGTGGAGACGAAGATGGGCATTATACGGGACTCCAGCACGCTTCTGTCCTCATCTTGGAGCAGTCTCAAACCAACACAACTCCAGTCAGCATCAACGGAGCACTTGGAAAATCCGAGTAAATCTACAGCTTCAATTTCGACGTCTACTTCTTACCCCACAACACCATTCGATTTACGTTTGACCACGAGCGTACCGTCACCGGTCCCGCATCAACTAGAACCCTCTGTCAAATATGTCCTCGTACCCGTCAACGTGTACGTTGAGTCAACGACCCAGTTCACGATGTCTGGTCAGATGTGGATAAAAAGCATTGTCCATACGTCCACGAGCAGCATCCTCATCGGTGTcccggcggtgatggtgattCCAGCAGTAACAACTTTGACAAACTCTAATGGCGTCCCAACAAGCACGCAAACCGACTTCCACGGCGATCTCTATCTCATCAACACTCTCACGACCCTGACGAATGCTCGTGGCTCCCCAACACTCACCGCAATAACGCAGGTCCCCGCCACCTCTGTCATCACAACACTCACGGATACCAATGGCATcccgacagcaacagcaaccagctTTCCGGTATGGCCCAACCTGCCCAACTCCACTGCTGCCAATCTCATGCTTCCGAATCGGGCGAGCTACTTTACGATTTACTTTTTGCCTATTTTGCTTACGATTTTCTTGCTCATCCCTGCTCAGGCGATTGACGCTGAGATCAAGCAGCTTCTTCCTTTTCGTCTTTTGACTAAACACAACCCTCCTGCTGGCGCAGGTGTAGATGCTTTGGTCATGCAACCTGGTCGTATAAGCGGCTGGAGGTTGCTATGGCGCTATGGCGATCCGATTTCCCTCATAAGCGATCTGGTTGTTTTATGCGTGGCAGGGCTGATCTCTGTGTCGGGAGAGACGGTGGGGCTGAAGCTACGGGGGAGCTGCCTGAGTGTGAATCTCAGTACTTGTTTTTTGACTGTGGCGGTTTTTCCTGtgccggcgagggtggcggagggtttgctgggggggttgattgtgttggtgatggtgttggggtttATGCTTGTCAGGTGGAGGACTGGGACTGCGGCGGATCCGAGCAGTGTGGCTGGGGTGTGCGCGTTGTTGCAGGTCGATAGGACcagggaggtgttgatgagggggatggaaagAAGGGCAGAGGATGGATTGGATGATTCAGCAAAGGCGGATCAGTTGTTGAGGAGAAACTGTGAAGGGTTGAGCTTTCGGCTTGGGAAGTTGGGGAGCTGGACTGGAAAGAGGGCGGATGATTATGGGATTGTTGTTTCGTCGGTTTCGGTAGGGGGTCACAAGAACGGGAAGACCAAGATGAGGTCTAACTGTGGGATTGATGGCAGTGATATGATTCTGCCGGTTGAGAGGGCTGGCTTGCGACAGATGAGGCGGGCCAGGAGTGGTTTGCCTGTGAGGAGAATGACGTTCCATGTGCCGGGGAGGGAACGGACTTTCCAGGGAGTGCTTTTGGCCTTCTTTTGCGGCTTACTGATTCTTATCCTTTACTACGAGCTCACCGAGTATGAGGACCTCCAGGAGTCGGCGTTTGAGTGGTTCATGGACAGCCAGGGGTTTGGCGTGAGGATGTTGTTTACCGGGCTTGGTGTGGTGCTTTCGTTTATGTGGGATCATTTGTTTACGA CATTCTCAAAGAGGCGCATCTACCAACGTATGGCGCAGAAACAACAGCCAGCAGCGCTGTCGGTTCTTGAGCCCTGTCCCAAGACTGTCTTTACAGGACTGTGGAGAGCGGTTCGTCAGAAGGATTTGATGGCTGGGGCCGTTGCCTTTGCCGGGATACTGTCCAAGTTTGTACCGGCTTTACTGTCGAGCATTCCATTTTCTTCGGCTCAGACGTGGCAGACGCATGAGATATGTACTTGGACGACGGTTGCGCTGCTTATTGTTCTTATCTTGACTCTGATCAGCTACATGTGGCTTGTCAAGTGGCCCCATATGCCAGCGGCGCCGGATTCGTTGGCGTGTCAGATTTACTATGTGTGTGATTCGGCAATGTTGAGGGATTTTGAGAGGTTGTCtatgttggggaggagggagagggatcGGAGGGTagagaggatggggaggatgtatCGGTTTGGGTGGATGACTGGTGTttcgggggagaggagagttGGGGTTGATTATCCTGAGGGCGAGCAGGGCTATAGGATGcatgggttgggggggtgcgGGTTTGGGACCACGGGGGGGAAGTGA
- a CDS encoding hypothetical protein (COG:O; EggNog:ENOG503NXPH; MEROPS:MER0001428), with protein sequence MRRGAGIIAAGALFAATTLAQQKDGVVQWGIQRRQPPPETYTRVRKRASTFEEIITNEEARGGYFATCRLGTPGQDLTLQLDTGSSDIWVPDPTAKVCSKSGTEGCALGTFNPDRSSTFKVVGQGDFDINYVDGSSSKGDYFTDVFQIGGATLQNMTMGLGVNTDIAYGLVGVGYALNEAIVGTTQSTASVYPNLPVNMVKEKLINTVAYSLWLNDLDSSSGNILFGGIDTQKYKGDLTRINILPTTQGLYTSFAVAMTSLIAVSPSGQDTLTSKAFPMPVVLDSGTTLSYLPTDLALQVWKEVGALYSPEFELAVLPCDMQNSEGYFSFGFGGPSGPQINVSMDELVLDLTSGRAPVFNTGPYKGMDACEFGIQNFSSAPYLLGDTFLRSAYVVYDLVNNQVGLAATDFNSTESNIVPFPSLSAHIPSATIAPDQSQATIRPSVTTPAYAASAGFTDSAGVNGSENAACGLPPALGAAQLSVVGLTMVFAMLGSGMFSL encoded by the exons ATGAGAAGGGGGGCTGGCATCATCGCGGCGGGTGCATTGTTTGCTGCGACTACGTTGGCACAACAAAAGGATGGAGTGGTTCAATGGGGCATTCAGAGGCGACAACCGCCACCAGAAACCTACACCAGAGTACGGAAGCGCGCTTCGACGTTTGAggagatcatcaccaacgagGAGGCCAGAGGAGGTTATTTCGCTACCTGCAGGTTAGGAACGCCGGGTCAAGACCTCACGCTCCAGCTGGACACAGGAAGCAGCGATATCTGGGTTCCGGATCCGACGGCAAAGGTCTGTTCTAAATCTGGGACTGAGGGTTGCGCATTGGGAACAT TTAATCCCGACCGCTCCAGCACATTCAAGGTTGTTGGACAGGGCGACTTTGACATCAACTATGTCGACGGCAGCTCCTCGAAGGGTGACTATTTCACCGATGTTTTCCAGATTGGCGGCGCAACATTACAGAACATGACTATGGGCCTTGGTGTCAACACAGACATCGCTTATGgactggttggtgttggctaTGCGTTGAATGAAGCCATCGTGGGGACCACGCAATCGACAGCTTCAGTttaccccaacctccccgtcaACATGGTTAAAGAAAAACTGATTAACACTGTGGCGTACAGTTTATGGCTCAACGATCTAG ACTCGAGCTCGGGTAACATCCTTTTTGGTGGAATTGACACCCAAAAGTACAAAGGAGATCTTACACGCATCAATATACTGCCAACGACGCAAGGGCTCTACACTTCTTTCGCTGTTGCCATGACTTCCCTGATAGCAGTCAGCCCTAGCGGCCAGGATACGCTCACGTCGAAGGCCTTCCCTATGCCTGTAGTTCTTGACTCCGGCACCACCCTCTCTTACTTGCCTACTGACCTTGCCCTGCAAGTATggaaggaggttggggcTTTATATTCGCCTGAATTTGAGCTTGCCGTTCTTCCATGCGATATGCAAAACAGCGAGGGATATTTTTCGTTTGGATTCGGCGGCCCCAGTGGTCCACAAATAAATGTGTCGATGGATGAGCTAGTCCTCGATCTCACATCTGGCCGAGCACCGGTCTTCAACACTGGCCCATACAAGGGCATGGATGCCTGCGAATTCGGGATCCAGAACTTCAGCTCTGCTCCATATCTCCTGGGCGACACGTTTCTCCGATCGGCGTACGTTGTCTACGATCTCGTCAACAATCAGGTAGGGCTTGCTGCCACCGACTTCAACTCAACCGAAAGCAACATTGTGCCCTTCCCTAGCTTGAGCGCCCACATCCCTTCGGCGACTATTGCTCCAGACCAGAGTCAAGCGACCATACGTCCGTCAGTCACCACACCGGCTTATGCGGCCAGTGCTGGTTTCACGGACAGTGCGGGTGTAAACGGGTCCGAGAATGCCGCGTGTGGTTTACCACCTGCTCTTGGAGCAGCACAGCTCTCGGTGGTGGGCTTAACGATGGTGTTTGCGATGCTTGGGTCTGGGATGTTCTCGTTGTAG
- the YAE1 gene encoding Essential protein Yae1, N terminal (EggNog:ENOG503P6BT; COG:S) translates to MLLRHPSLHPDETRASTANNQDIFPSMSSHPAPSPHQDQDDTEPENGQFDDVWGDDEDNDFIPSSTTTVSSSSERERDINRLKTLHSKTGYIDGITHAKSTSVQAGFDEGFTLGANIGSRAGILLGIIEGFVAAFGLQSISTSPPQPWETAEWGRLEVLLNEARRELDVRSVFAKDWFCEDGTWNYPVGDEESGGEVLFPDVAASHPLIKKWDAIVRREGERFGLDWNVLRDEEGVERGHEYDQEEENSRQGNQPAVAKTGNQALAW, encoded by the coding sequence AtgctcctccgccatccctccctccaccccgacgAAACAAGAGCAtcaaccgccaacaaccaagACATCTTCCCCAGCATGTCCTCTCACCCAGCCCCCAGCccacaccaagaccaagacgACACCGAGCCCGAAAACGGCCAGTTCGACGACGTCTGGGGCGACGATGAAGACAATGACTTCatcccctcttccaccaccaccgtctcatcctcatcagaaAGAGAACGTGACATCAACCGCCTCAAAACCCTCCACTCCAAAACCGGCTACATCGACGGCATCACCCACGCCAAATCCACCTCCGTCCAAGCCGGCTTCGACGAGGGTTTCACCCTCGGAGCCAACATCGGCTCTCGGGCCGGGATCCTCCTAGGCATCATCGAAGGCTTCGTGGCTGCTTTTGGGCTGCAGTCTATTTCCACTTCTCCACCTCAGCCATGGGAAACCGCAGAGTGGGGGCGGTTAGAGGTCCTTCTCAACGAAGCCAGGCGAGAGCTTGACGTGAGAAGTGTTTTTGCCAAGGACTGGTTTTGTGAGGACGGGACGTGGAACTACCCCGTTGGTGACGAGGAAAGCGGCGGGGAGGTGCTCTTCCCGGATGTGGCGGCTTCTCACCCTCTGATCAAAAAGTGGGATGCGATTGTCaggcgggaaggggagagaTTTGGACTTGATTGGAATGTTTTgagagatgaggagggtgttgagagGGGACATGAGTACgatcaggaagaggagaacaGCAGACAAGGGAACCAGCCTGCTGTAGCAAAGACTGGAAATCAGGCTCTTGCCTGGTAA
- a CDS encoding hypothetical protein (COG:E; EggNog:ENOG503NYY7), producing the protein MVKIQPFEVEQWMNRLENTPGVLNIAETCAASVSIKDLVQLCTDKDLPSPLSTSKKLTYGAITGSKMLRQRVASLLDRGLSSPQADATSPVTSPLPAENIIITQGAIAANFLLFYTLVGPGDHVVCVYPTYQQLYAVPESLGAEVSLWELTKENHYVPDVKDLESLVKENTKMIVLNNPNNPMGSTTPKSVLEDIISFAKERDIIVFADEVYNPLYHSLPDGQTAPPSILTLGYKKAVATGSMSKAFSLAGIRIGWVAARDESIIEAVAHARDYTTISVSQLDDQVASYALSEPVLGPLLERNMNLARTNLEILSKFVEKYHSVCSWVKPTAGTTALVQFSKGGLVPVHDPNFVLDVLDKTKVLFMPASPCFGLARDFKGFVRIGYVCETEVLKEALEVLGGYLEKFLLE; encoded by the exons ATGGTCAAGATTCAACCCTTCGAAGTCGAGCAATGGATGAACAGGCTTGAAAACACACCTGGTGTCTTGAACATCGCCGAAACATGTGCAGCTTCGGTATCCATCAAAGACCTTGTTCAGCTTTGCACTGATAAAGACCTCCCAAGTCCACTTTCCACCTCCAAGAAACTGACCTATGGTGCAATCACCGGCTCTAAAATGCTTCGACAGCGTGTTGCCTCACTTTTGGACCGTGGCCTGTCCTCCCCTCAGGCTGATGCCACTTCGCCTGTGACATCGCCTCTTCCTGCCGAgaatatcatcatcacccaagGAGCCATCGCAGCCAACTTCCTGTTGTTCTACACCCTCGTTGGACCCGGTGACCATGTTGTCTGCGTCTACCCGACGTATCAACAGCTATACGCTGTGCCGGAAAGTCTTGGGGCTGAAGTGTCACTCTGGGAGTTAACGAAGGAAAATCATTATGTACCTGATGTGAAGGACTTGGAATCGTTGGTAAAGGAGAACACCAAG ATGATCGTCCTCAACAATCCCAACAATCCCATGGGTAGCACCACCCCCAAGTCTGTCCTTGAAGACATCATTTCCTTCGCAAAAGAAAGGGACATCATTGTCTTCGCCGACGAGGTCTACAACCCTCTCTACCACTCCCTACCCGACGGTCAGACCGCCCCTCCATCCATTCTCACCCTGGGGTACAAAAAGGCTGTTGCCACTGGCTCCATGTCCAAGGCCTTCTCTCTGGCTGGCATCCGAATAGGATGGGTAGCTGCCCGCGACGAGAGCATCATCGAAGCCGTGGCTCATGCTCGGGACTACACTACCATTAGCGTGTCGCAGCTTGACGATCAAGTCGCGAGCTATGCTCTATCGGAGCCAGTTCTCGGGCCTCTATTGGAGAGGAACATGAACCTTGCCCGGACAAACCTCGAGATTCTGAGCAAGTTCGTCGAGAAGTATCACTCAGTGTGTTCGTGGGTAAAGCCTACGGCTGGGACAACCGCCCTGGTACAATTCAGCAAAGGAGGCCTGGTACCGGTTCATGACCCAAACTTTGTCTTGGATGTGTTAGACAAGACAAAGGTGCTGTTTATGCCAGCGAGTCCGTGCTTCGGGCTGGCAAGGGACTTTAAGGGGTTTGTGAGAATAGGGTATGTGTGTGAGACCGAGGTCTTGAAGGAGGCCCTGGAGGTGCTCGGTGGGTATTTGGAGAAATTTTTGCTTGAATAG